AGAGCGGCTGTGGCGAGGAAGCGGCATCCGCGCCGTGCTGCACCGTGATCCTGCCGCGAGCCCCGCGCCGACCACTGCTGGGCGCAGTGGCGGCGCGCACGGTGGAGCTCCACGCGGCGGCCATGGCGGTGCCAAGCCTGGCGGAGGTCATGCTGGTGCCCGTCCCGGCAGCGGTCATGGTGGCGTTCGTCCCGGCGGCGGCGAGGCTGAGCTGCTCACCGGCGGGGTGGAGCGGATCGCCGAGTATCGGGCCGAGTTCCTCGGCCCCGCGCTGGCGGCCTTCACCGCCCCCGCACTGGTGCTGCTGCTGATGGGCGTGCTCGTGGACCCGGTGATCGCCGTGCTTCTGCTGGCACTGGTGCTGCTGGTTCCGCTCCTCGTCCGGTTCTTCCTGGCACGCTTCCGCGGACCTACTGCGCAGTACCGCCGCCTCGCTGGAGCGGCCACCAGCAGGTTCCAGGAGGTCCTGCGCTCGCTGGGCGGCCTGGTGCTGCTCGGCGCGGAGAACACCGGTCGCAAGACCGTGGCGGAGGCGGCCGCGGCGCTGCGCGTACAGGCCGTGGCCCTGCTGAAACGCAGTCAGCTGATGATCCTGGTCAACGATGCGGTCTTTTCGCTGGTGATGATCACCGCCACCGTGGCGCTGGCCCTGTGGCGCTTCCAGGACGGGGCGATCTCGGAGGGAGACTTCCTGGCCGTCGTCCTGCTGGCCACGCTGCTCTATGAGCCCATCGACAAGCTCGGCCGCTCCTTCTACGTCGCCATGGCTGGGCGCACACAGCAGGGAATGTTCACCCAGACCCTGACGACGCCGGGCACCACCGACACCCACACCACAGACACCGCCGTCTCCCCCACCGCAGGCACTGCGGCGCGGACCTCACCCGTGAACTTCACGGAGACAGAGTCCTCGGGCGATTCCACCGACCCGGGCCATCCGCTGCTGCGGCTGGAGTCCCTGGGCGTGGAGCGCGGCGGCTCCAGCGTGCTGAGCGGGCTGACTCTGGACATCCCACGCGGCAGCACCCTCGCGGTGGTCGGGCCCTCGGGAGCGGGAAAGTCCACTGTGGCCATGCTGCTCCAGGGGCTTCTTCCAGCGGCCTCGGGGCAGCTGCTCCTCGAGGGACGCCAGGCAGACCCACGAGATCTGCAGCGGGCCGCGGTGACCGTGGCGCAGAAGCCCTTCCTCTTCTCAGGGACGGTGGCCGAGAACCTGCGCCTCGCGCGTCCCGACGCCAGCGACGAGGACCTCTGGGAGGCTCTGGAGAAGGCCCGGCTGGCCGCTGAGATCGCGGCCAAGCAGCGAGGCCTGGCCACTCAGGTCGGAGAAGACGGCGGCGCCCTCTCTGGAGGCCAGGTCCGGCGCCTGGCCATCGCCCGGGCGCTGCTCTCCGACGCGCAGCTGCTGATCTTCGACGAGCCGACGGCGGATCTCGATCGACGGGCCGAGCGCCTGGTGGACGAATCGCTGCAGGCGCTGGCCGGGGAGCACACGCTGGTCATCATCGCCCACCGCCTCGCCACCACACGCTGGGCCGATCAGGTGCTGGTGCTGGACTCGGGGCGCCCTGCGGGGCTGGGCACCCCCGATGACCTGCTCCAGCAGACGGGCTACTACGCCGAGGCCACCGCAGGAGAGGGTGAACACCGATGATCGGTCATCTGTTGTCCATGGCCCGGGGGTCCGCCGGTCTGCTCGCGCTCTCTGCTGCGGCCCGCACAGTGACACTGCTCTGCGGCGCGGCGCTGCTGGTGTTCCCCGCCTGGCTCGTCGGCCGCCTCGCCGAGGGCTTGAGCGTCCCCGGACTGGGAACCGTGATCGCGGTGATGATCGGACTGGCGCTCGCGAAGGGGCTCACCCGCTACGCCGAGCAGCTCTCGGGACACACCGCGGCCTTCGCGCTGCTGGAGCAGCTGCGGGTCAGGCTCTACGAGAAGCTCATCCCGCTGGCTCCTGCAGTGACCGCCTCGCGCGGCAGCGGTCGACTGCTCTCGAGCGCGACCCGAGATGTGGACAGGGTGGAGGTCTTCTTCGCGCACACGCTTGCCCCGGTCATCACCGCGGTGCTGCTGCCGCTGGCTTCCGTGGGGCTGGCTTCTATGCTCGCCGGCGCGGGCATGGGCATCGCTCTGCTGAGCATCTACCTCGCCGCCGCGGCCGCGCTCATCGGCATCGGCAGGCGCAGCAGCCGCACCACCAGCACCACGCAGGTCCGCACCCGTGGCTCGCTGGCCCAGGAGGTCAGCGATGACCTGCGCGGACGCAGCGAGATCACCATCTTCGGAGCCCAGGAACAGCGCGCCCAGCGGGTGGATGAGCTCGGCGCACAGCTGGCCTCCAGCGCCCGCAGGACGTCGGTGATGCAGGGGCTGCGGGCCGCGGCCGGACAGGGCTGGCAGGTGGCGGCCCTCTTCACGGTCCTGCTCCTGGGGCTGCCCCTGGTGCGCGGAGGCGAGATCGGGTGGACCGAGCTCCTCGTGGTGCTCGCCCTGGTGCCGGCCACCGCCCCGGCGCTCTCGGCAGTCGAGGCGCTGGGCATCTCGCTTCCGGCGGCGCTGGCTTCAGCGGCGAATCTTCGCGATCTCGAGGAGAGCCCGCCTGCCGTCGTCGAGCCGACCCAGCCCGTGATGGTGCATCCCGAGGAGCCAGGCGCGGCTTCCGTCAGCTTCCGCGACGTGAGCTTCGGCTATCCGGGCACCGACCGCGAGGTGCTCAGCGGCGTGGACCTGCGCATCGAACCGGGCGAGGTGGCCGCCGTCGTCGGCGTGAGCGGTTCGGGCAAGTCCACGCTCGCCTCCCTGCTGACCAGGGTCTGGGACCCGCAACAGGGTCAGGTGCAGCTCGCCGGGACGGATATCCGCGAGGTCTCGCTGCGGTCGCTGCGCGCGAACATCACCGTGGTCGAGCAGCGCCCGGTGCTGGTCAGCGGCACCATCCGGGAGAACCTGCTGCTGGGAATCCCGGCTGCGAGCGAGCAGGAGATCCTCGCCGCCTGCCGCGCAGCGTGCCTGGAGGGCGACATTGCGGCAATGGCCGAGGGTCTGGACACCGAGCCCGGCGCCGAGGGGGCGCGACTCTCCGGCGGACAGGCTCAGCGCCTGGCGCTGGCGAGGGGGTATCTGCGGCGCAGCCCGGTGCTGATCCTGGATGAGATCACCTCCGCCCAGGATCCGCTGACCCAGGCGGAGATTCTGCGCCGGATGCCGGAGGCCACCAGCGCCACGGTGATCATGATCGCCCATCGCAGCGCCGTGCTGCGCCACGTGCAGACCGTCTACGAGATCGACCAGGGGCTGCTCAGAGCAGCAGCTCGGCCAGCACCGGGAGCGTGAGCAGACAGGCCAGTGTGCTGCTCACCAGGATCGAGGCCGCCAGCCGACCATCGCCCTCATACTGCTGGGTGAAGACGTAGACCGTGGTCGAGGAGGGCATGGCCGCAATGATGATCAGTGTGCCCGCCCAGACCGGCCCGAGCTGGTCATAGAAGGGCAGCACCGCGAGCCAGGTCAGCACCGGCAGCAGCACGATCTTGCCCAGTGTGCCCAGCGCGATGGACCGTTTGGGCACCCCGCCGCTCCGGATGCCCTCGATGGCCGGATGCAGGGCGAGGCCCACGCAGAAGAGCGCCAGCGGGACAGCCGTCTGGCCCAGCAGCCCCACTGACTCATCGACGGCGGCAGGCAGCCGCAGCGGGCTGAAGACCACCAGCAGGGCCAGTGCCATGGAGATGAACACCGGGTTCATCAGCAGCGCACGCTTGAGGATCGGCGCGACCTGCCGACGCAGCAGCTCCCCCACTCCACCCACGCGCTGGGGGCCGGGCGCTGCGCGGGCTGCCACCACCGTGCGCACCAGCGG
The nucleotide sequence above comes from Nesterenkonia halotolerans. Encoded proteins:
- a CDS encoding ATP-binding cassette domain-containing protein: MLLRDMPSRAWVATVLQWIRTIALATLFLALGQVLDSAIDGGNTSAAMILAAAAGGVAVVCSGIAAALPPRLRAVEERLWRGSGIRAVLHRDPAASPAPTTAGRSGGAHGGAPRGGHGGAKPGGGHAGARPGSGHGGVRPGGGEAELLTGGVERIAEYRAEFLGPALAAFTAPALVLLLMGVLVDPVIAVLLLALVLLVPLLVRFFLARFRGPTAQYRRLAGAATSRFQEVLRSLGGLVLLGAENTGRKTVAEAAAALRVQAVALLKRSQLMILVNDAVFSLVMITATVALALWRFQDGAISEGDFLAVVLLATLLYEPIDKLGRSFYVAMAGRTQQGMFTQTLTTPGTTDTHTTDTAVSPTAGTAARTSPVNFTETESSGDSTDPGHPLLRLESLGVERGGSSVLSGLTLDIPRGSTLAVVGPSGAGKSTVAMLLQGLLPAASGQLLLEGRQADPRDLQRAAVTVAQKPFLFSGTVAENLRLARPDASDEDLWEALEKARLAAEIAAKQRGLATQVGEDGGALSGGQVRRLAIARALLSDAQLLIFDEPTADLDRRAERLVDESLQALAGEHTLVIIAHRLATTRWADQVLVLDSGRPAGLGTPDDLLQQTGYYAEATAGEGEHR
- a CDS encoding amino acid ABC transporter ATP-binding/permease protein; this encodes MIGHLLSMARGSAGLLALSAAARTVTLLCGAALLVFPAWLVGRLAEGLSVPGLGTVIAVMIGLALAKGLTRYAEQLSGHTAAFALLEQLRVRLYEKLIPLAPAVTASRGSGRLLSSATRDVDRVEVFFAHTLAPVITAVLLPLASVGLASMLAGAGMGIALLSIYLAAAAALIGIGRRSSRTTSTTQVRTRGSLAQEVSDDLRGRSEITIFGAQEQRAQRVDELGAQLASSARRTSVMQGLRAAAGQGWQVAALFTVLLLGLPLVRGGEIGWTELLVVLALVPATAPALSAVEALGISLPAALASAANLRDLEESPPAVVEPTQPVMVHPEEPGAASVSFRDVSFGYPGTDREVLSGVDLRIEPGEVAAVVGVSGSGKSTLASLLTRVWDPQQGQVQLAGTDIREVSLRSLRANITVVEQRPVLVSGTIRENLLLGIPAASEQEILAACRAACLEGDIAAMAEGLDTEPGAEGARLSGGQAQRLALARGYLRRSPVLILDEITSAQDPLTQAEILRRMPEATSATVIMIAHRSAVLRHVQTVYEIDQGLLRAAARPAPGA
- a CDS encoding AEC family transporter, yielding MLEMLGVIGPMFLVIAVGFAAGFIPRFRAGQDHLNGFLFYFALPTFIYTAMVTAPPTAGFPVLAVVIVAVVTPLVSVGLYYASFLLGTLARDGAAATSLAGSFGNVGYFGIPVAISVLGPEAGLAAGIIHMLHNLIYLNGYPLVRTVVAARAAPGPQRVGGVGELLRRQVAPILKRALLMNPVFISMALALLVVFSPLRLPAAVDESVGLLGQTAVPLALFCVGLALHPAIEGIRSGGVPKRSIALGTLGKIVLLPVLTWLAVLPFYDQLGPVWAGTLIIIAAMPSSTTVYVFTQQYEGDGRLAASILVSSTLACLLTLPVLAELLL